In Drosophila simulans strain w501 chromosome X, Prin_Dsim_3.1, whole genome shotgun sequence, one DNA window encodes the following:
- the LOC6726438 gene encoding protein vav isoform X3 produces the protein MRRMRAWRRPCCPTARAAMCASCPSISPWMWLARRRMAPPMRSHPRRNRMPANRNRRWPPQRQAFLCPLHRGHRWAVWCPPPPHRRRSWSARASGCSERPPPSTTTAPRWRPPSTSMPTSTARTTRRSTRTCATSPSRRRPNPSTTDNIACNGTGYDHTNTKEEEVYQDLCALHRTSRSQTASSTSFEQRDYVIRELIDTESNYLDVLTALKTKFMGPLERHLNQDELRLIFPRIRELADIHTKFLDKLRESLTPNAKVKMAQVFLDFREPFLIYGEFCSLLLGAIDYLADVCKKNQIIDQLVQKCERDYNVGKLQLRDILSVPMQRILKYHLLLDKLVKETSPLHDDYRSLERAKEAMIDVSQYINEVKRDSDHLVIIQKVKDSIFDLNLNGNGSDLLQYGRLLLDGELHIKAHEDQKTKLRYAFVFDKILIMVKALHVKTGDMQYTYRDSHNLADYRVEQSHSRRTLGRDSRFKYQLLLARKSGKTAFTLYLKSEHERDKWRKALTEAMESLEPPGCQSTDHKMEIYTFDAPTTCRHCSKFLKGRIHQGYRCKVCQISVHKGCISSTGRCKQNPVSVPPPVCDRQLSEFNWFAGNMDRETAAHRLENRRIGTYLLRVRPQGPSTAHETMYALSLKTDDHVIKHMKINQENSGDSMLYCLSSRRHFKTIVELVSYYERNDLGENFAGLNQSLQWPYKEVIATALYDYEPKAGSNQLQLRTDCQVLVIGKDGDSKGWWRGKIGDTVGYFPKEYVQEQKLASEEL, from the exons ATGCGGAGGATGCGGGCGTGGAGACGCCCCTGCTGTCCGACTGCCAGGGCAGCCATGTGCGCGAGCTGTCCTTCGATCTCGCCCTGGATGTGGTTAGCTCGACGACGGATGGCGCCTCCAATGCGGTCACACCCACGCCGGAATCGTATGCCCGCCAATCGGAATCGCCGTTGGCCGCCGCAGCGCCAAGCGTTCCTGTGTCCGCTGCACCGGGGCCACCGATGGGCCGTCTGGTGtccacctcctcctcatcgtcgtcgCTCCTGGTCAGCGAGAGCCAGCGGCTGCAGCGAGCGGCCGCCGCCGTCTACAACTACCGCTCCTCGATGGCGTCCACCGAGCACGAGTATGCCTACATCTACAGCGAGGACGACGAGAAGGTCTACGAGGACCTGTGCTACGTCACCTTCCAGGCGAAGGCCAAACCCGAG TACCACCGACAATATTGCATGCAATGGAACCGGTTACGACCACACCAACACAAAAGAGGAGGAGGTGTACCAAGACCTGTGCGCCCTGCACAGGACGAGTAGAAGCCAG ACCGCCTCGTCGACGAGCTTCGAGCAGCGCGACTACGTCATCCGCGAGCTGATCGACACGGAGTCCAATTACCTGGACGTGCTCACTGCGCTGAAGACCAAGTTCATGGGTCCGCTGGAGCGGCATCTCAACCAGGACGAGCTGCGTCTCATATTCCCGCGCATCAGA GAGCTGGCCGACATCCACACAAAGTTCCTGGACAAACTGAGGGAATCGCTGACGCCCAACGCCAAAGTGAAGATGGCCCAGGTGTTTCTCGACTTCCGCGAACCCTTCCTCATCTACGGCGAGTTCTGCTCCCTCCTGCTGGGCGCCATCGACTATCTGGCGGATGTGTGCAAGAAGAACCAGATCATCGACCAGCTGGTGCAGAAGTGCGAACGGGACTACAATGTGGGCAAGCTGCAGCTGCGCGACATACTCTCAGTGCCGATGCAGCGCATTCTCAAGTACCATCTGCTGCTGGACAAGCTGGTGAAGGAGACATCGCCGCTGCACGACGACTACCGCTCGTTGGAGCGGGCCAAGGAGGCGATGATAGACGTGTCGCAGTATATCAACGAGGTGAAACGCGACTCCGACCACCTGGTCATCATACAGAAGGTGAAGGACAGCATTTTCGATCTCAATCTGAATGGCAACGGCAGCGATCTGCTGCAGTACGGCCGCCTGCTCCTCGACGGCGAGCTGCACATTAAGGCGCACGAGGACCAGAAGACCAAGCTGCGCTACGCCTTCGTCTTCGACAAGATCCTCATCATGGTGAAGGCGCTGCATGTCAAGACGGGCGACATGCAGTACACCTACCGCGACTCCCACAACCTGGCCGACTATCGCGTGGAGCAGAGCCATTCGCGACGCACTCTTGGCCGCGACTCGCGCTTCAAGTACCAGCTCCTCCTGGCCCGCAAGTCGGGCAAGACAGCCTTCACTCTGTACCTGAAATCGGAGCACGAGCGGGACAAGTGGCGCAAGGCGCTCACCGAGGCCAT GGAAAGCCTGGAGCCGCCTGGCTGCCAAAGCACAGACCACAAAATGGAGATCTACACGTTTGACGCGCCGACCACGTGCCGCCACTGCTCCAAGTTCCTCAAGGGCCGCATCCACCAGGGCTATCGGTGCAAGGTGTGCCAGATCAGCGTGCACAAGGGCTGCATCTCGTCGACGGGTCGGTGCAAACAGAATCCGGTGAGTGTGCCGCCACCCGTCTGCGACCGTCAGTTGTCCGAGTTCAATTGGTTTGCGGGCAACATGGATCGGGAGACGGCGGCCCACCGGCTGGAGAACCGGCGCATTGGCACCTACCTGCTGCGAGTTCGTCCCCAGGGCCCATCCACTGCCCACGAGACGATGTATGCGCTTAGCTTAAA GACCGATGATCATGTGATCAAGCACATGAAAATCAACCAGGAGAACTCTGGCGACTCCATGCTGTACTGCTTATCCTCGCGAAGGCATTTCAAGACCATTGTCGAGCTGGTCTCCTATTACGAACGCAACGATCTGGGCGAGAACTTTGCGGG GCTCAATCAGTCACTGCAGTGGCCCTACAAGGAGGTGATCGCCACCGCTCTCTACGACTACGAACCAAAGGCGGGCAGCaatcagctgcagctgcgcaCCGACTGCCAGGTGCTGGTCATTGGCAAGGATGGGGACAGCAAGGGCTGGTGGCGCGGCAAAATCGGCGATACG GTGGGCTACTTTCCCAAGGAGTATGTGCAGGAGCAGAAATTGGCCAGCGAAGAGCTTTGA